One stretch of Legionella birminghamensis DNA includes these proteins:
- the ankF gene encoding Dot/Icm T4SS effector AnkF/LegA14/Ceg31, giving the protein MTIVYPYMKDKLLKLFKKYPFIHFDSLGLSIIIPLTGASKVSDNFTGDKNAPVSLYLFGDNTCKSDLERRAFFDGPFDEVTKTFDSRHSFEYLFNDLIKELIQLGADQTQASDKQFIEALMFNLFKAKEKALDCKLRSPGYDTMRRDLLSGDHSIMVSKAEFIVKTVPDKIRNLDIPNIIDITSPAASVLDKIIASDTVSLRLNRIPFSDESSLKKSISAAVNQLNTDKLLSLFSKKSKLCFRTVYSILQENIPQLANAPDVDFNYIEAQFRAAFPEEDEDKRNDWKLEDIESVIFSLFDPHIKIEQPRINNFLSLYQRCFLKYTEEHSNYKEYMPQALSYQLFIFQTFLYLATLQLHLTDKKQAKRFLDHIQDPRKLSELLTQLTRSHSIPSIAELPISPGQWQSILDATYEIAISYIDAPHYDELRTACSAVQLKNTHYLVMGGKLCWSTSPLTESGNINTPAQASEISANNFGLFYDKRRHYITEYDHLSLIYQILNSDSGEALLWEVIEEHLAQITPHKASDILTRLINDKKYHCAELLISRIPFSISSFNSAFLQKPCNLNLIKTFLQTNDPYLHLSAEKIFLFAVKKGEAELVKQLLRWKKDLRKYFSGPLFLDAARAGHTGMIKLILLYRPDLLEYKGAFQHTAFLNACAHGHPTMAKFLMDMGANIHAKSVLKSDNPHYSRMHGKTARQWAETLLNTDKDVSAKSIIKLFDDYYQQLEINFNSDKNYKYRFTQTHIAQALDNNDLRLAELILKNRPDLINKLDKNDSKSLNKLQAQEVDLKRQEKERKEQERQRREEEHRQQERERQRQEEERRQQEEQRQRQEQERLQQEQQRQRQEQQRQAEARRQREQRSRAQRQHSLRELLKEPMAVFDKQINLFETRIKQSTTRKNPAYHDTVSNLVLELKTAKDEFLNHINKASQAAFIGRCRLAMDGAKTELAKHRGWYAFNAAMRKILGILAAITVVPALITHQRSEQGYYGTFFGKKDLIDTQSVKELNSLRAGLELTHLRCTPFIR; this is encoded by the coding sequence TTGACGATAGTTTATCCTTACATGAAAGACAAGCTACTTAAATTATTTAAAAAATATCCTTTTATTCATTTTGATAGCTTGGGACTTTCGATAATCATTCCTCTCACTGGCGCCAGTAAGGTTTCAGATAATTTCACCGGGGATAAAAACGCCCCTGTGTCCCTCTACTTATTTGGCGACAATACTTGTAAATCAGATCTTGAGAGAAGGGCTTTTTTTGACGGCCCTTTTGATGAGGTTACTAAAACTTTTGATAGCAGACACTCCTTTGAATATCTTTTTAATGATCTTATTAAGGAATTAATACAGCTTGGCGCTGACCAAACTCAGGCAAGCGATAAGCAGTTCATCGAAGCGTTGATGTTTAATCTTTTTAAAGCCAAGGAAAAGGCTTTGGATTGTAAATTAAGGTCTCCTGGGTATGATACCATGCGTCGGGATTTACTATCGGGTGACCACTCGATAATGGTATCAAAAGCTGAATTTATTGTAAAAACAGTACCTGATAAAATACGAAATCTTGATATTCCAAATATTATCGACATAACTAGCCCCGCAGCGAGTGTTTTAGATAAAATAATCGCTTCAGATACCGTTTCCCTACGCTTGAACCGCATCCCTTTTAGCGATGAAAGCAGTTTAAAAAAATCGATTTCTGCAGCAGTTAATCAATTAAATACTGACAAGCTTTTAAGTCTGTTTTCTAAAAAAAGCAAGCTCTGTTTCCGCACGGTTTATTCAATTCTGCAAGAGAATATTCCACAACTTGCTAATGCCCCCGATGTTGATTTTAATTATATTGAAGCACAGTTCAGAGCAGCTTTTCCTGAGGAAGATGAGGATAAGAGAAATGACTGGAAACTTGAAGATATAGAAAGTGTTATTTTTTCATTATTTGATCCGCATATAAAAATTGAGCAGCCTCGAATCAATAATTTTCTTAGTCTTTATCAGCGATGCTTCCTGAAATACACCGAGGAACACAGTAATTACAAGGAGTATATGCCGCAAGCCCTGAGCTATCAGTTATTCATATTCCAAACATTCCTCTATTTAGCAACCCTTCAGTTACATTTAACAGATAAAAAGCAGGCAAAACGATTCCTTGATCACATTCAGGACCCAAGAAAATTATCTGAATTACTGACTCAACTTACCCGAAGCCATTCCATCCCTTCGATAGCCGAATTGCCAATTTCGCCAGGTCAATGGCAGTCTATTCTCGATGCCACTTATGAGATTGCCATATCCTATATTGATGCGCCCCACTACGATGAGCTGCGTACGGCATGCTCGGCAGTCCAGTTGAAAAACACCCATTACCTGGTCATGGGAGGGAAGCTTTGCTGGAGCACCTCGCCTCTTACAGAGAGTGGCAATATCAATACACCCGCACAAGCAAGTGAAATCTCTGCAAATAATTTTGGGCTTTTTTATGATAAGCGCCGGCATTATATTACTGAATATGATCACTTGTCATTAATCTATCAGATACTGAATTCAGACAGCGGCGAGGCATTATTATGGGAAGTGATCGAAGAACACTTAGCACAAATTACTCCTCATAAAGCTTCAGACATATTGACCCGGCTGATTAACGATAAAAAGTATCACTGCGCTGAATTATTGATTTCCCGCATTCCTTTCAGTATTTCCAGTTTTAATTCAGCATTTCTTCAGAAACCTTGTAATTTAAATCTCATTAAAACCTTTTTGCAGACTAATGATCCTTATCTGCATTTGAGTGCGGAGAAAATTTTTCTCTTTGCGGTCAAAAAGGGAGAGGCTGAACTCGTTAAACAGTTATTGCGGTGGAAAAAAGATCTGAGGAAATATTTTAGCGGTCCATTGTTTCTTGATGCAGCAAGGGCGGGACATACGGGTATGATCAAATTGATTTTATTATATAGACCCGACTTGCTTGAATATAAAGGCGCTTTCCAGCATACCGCCTTTCTTAATGCCTGCGCCCATGGTCACCCGACCATGGCAAAATTTCTCATGGACATGGGAGCCAATATTCATGCTAAATCCGTATTAAAATCTGACAATCCCCACTATTCACGGATGCATGGAAAAACAGCCAGACAATGGGCCGAAACGCTTCTAAATACAGATAAGGATGTATCGGCAAAATCCATTATCAAACTATTTGATGATTATTATCAACAATTAGAAATTAATTTTAATTCAGATAAAAATTATAAATACAGGTTTACCCAAACTCATATTGCTCAGGCTTTAGATAACAATGATCTAAGATTAGCAGAATTAATCCTCAAGAATCGTCCCGATCTCATAAATAAACTTGATAAAAATGACTCAAAAAGTCTTAATAAACTACAAGCACAGGAAGTAGACCTCAAGCGTCAGGAGAAGGAACGCAAAGAACAGGAGCGCCAGCGTCGGGAGGAAGAACACCGGCAACAGGAGCGGGAACGGCAGCGTCAGGAGGAAGAACGCCGGCAACAGGAAGAGCAAAGGCAACGACAGGAACAAGAACGCCTGCAACAGGAACAGCAAAGACAACGACAGGAACAACAACGTCAGGCCGAAGCGCGCCGGCAACGGGAGCAGAGATCCCGGGCTCAGCGTCAGCATTCATTGCGTGAGCTTTTAAAAGAGCCCATGGCAGTTTTTGATAAGCAAATTAACTTGTTTGAAACGCGGATCAAACAATCCACGACACGAAAAAACCCAGCCTATCATGACACTGTCAGCAACCTGGTTCTGGAATTAAAAACTGCTAAAGATGAGTTTTTGAACCATATAAATAAAGCATCTCAGGCTGCATTTATTGGGCGCTGCCGTTTGGCAATGGACGGGGCTAAAACTGAACTGGCCAAGCATCGGGGCTGGTATGCCTTTAATGCGGCGATGAGAAAGATCTTGGGAATTCTCGCAGCCATCACTGTGGTCCCTGCCCTTATCACTCATCAGCGTTCAGAACAAGGCTATTACGGCACCTTCTTCGGTAAAAAAGACTTAATTGACACACAATCAGTGAAAGAATTGAATAGTCTAAGAGCGGGTCTGGAGCTTACCCATCTGCGTTGCACCCCTTTCATTCGATAG
- a CDS encoding esterase-like activity of phytase family protein, producing the protein MGPLKSLSLFFLLIVYQSSGYAASSPAIESYELNEPPAIGTTEAGQLVHLGGFSGLRYMGTTADGTLQFLTHTDRGPNSAAYEEEGNIKRPFLLPEFNPRLVILSLTPTSKSLTVNKQIVLKTIDSRPFSGLPPAAEHNEQPVDIFGKNLPFNPLGIDLEGLEIASDHSYWLVEEYGPSILQFSSDGQLLKSFSPGKGLPFYLTQRQMNRGFESIALQGNKVYVLLQSPVVTDKADKNLPLIEFDNQTQQISGQFIYQLDKKYSDRTGDMVALGDGRFLVIEQNDREGKGSYKKIYLIDLAGATNKESSPSSVNIIPVHKKELLDLAALGIRDSKIEGITLISPNQIALITDNDFSVNTALDRKSGIVSIKKQSSKLYIITLTHSLY; encoded by the coding sequence GTGGGACCTCTAAAAAGCCTGTCGCTTTTTTTTCTACTTATTGTTTACCAATCAAGCGGATACGCAGCCTCATCTCCTGCTATTGAAAGTTATGAGCTGAATGAGCCTCCTGCCATAGGGACAACTGAAGCTGGACAGCTTGTTCACTTGGGTGGATTTTCGGGATTAAGATATATGGGAACGACAGCTGACGGAACACTTCAGTTTCTGACTCATACTGACAGAGGCCCGAATTCTGCTGCCTATGAAGAAGAGGGCAACATAAAGCGTCCCTTTCTACTTCCCGAGTTTAATCCTCGCCTGGTTATCCTGTCTTTAACCCCGACCTCTAAATCACTAACAGTGAATAAGCAGATTGTACTGAAAACCATTGATAGCAGGCCTTTTTCCGGACTTCCGCCTGCAGCGGAACATAATGAACAGCCCGTTGATATTTTTGGAAAGAATTTACCCTTTAATCCCTTGGGCATCGATTTGGAAGGCCTTGAAATAGCCAGTGATCATAGTTACTGGCTGGTTGAAGAATATGGACCATCCATTTTGCAGTTCTCGTCCGATGGTCAACTCCTAAAATCATTTTCTCCTGGCAAGGGATTACCCTTTTATCTGACGCAGAGACAAATGAATCGCGGTTTTGAAAGCATTGCCTTGCAGGGAAACAAGGTCTATGTACTGCTACAAAGCCCCGTGGTGACAGATAAAGCGGATAAAAACCTTCCCTTAATTGAGTTCGATAATCAAACACAGCAGATAAGCGGTCAATTTATATATCAGCTTGATAAAAAATACTCTGATAGAACCGGAGATATGGTTGCCCTTGGTGATGGCCGTTTTCTAGTCATTGAGCAAAATGATCGAGAAGGAAAAGGTAGTTATAAAAAGATTTATTTAATTGACCTGGCTGGCGCGACAAATAAAGAGAGCTCCCCATCATCAGTAAATATTATCCCTGTGCATAAAAAGGAGTTGCTTGACCTTGCAGCTTTGGGTATCAGAGATTCAAAAATAGAAGGAATTACTTTGATATCGCCTAATCAGATTGCACTAATCACTGATAATGATTTTTCTGTTAATACTGCGCTTGATCGAAAAAGCGGGATTGTCAGTATCAAAAAGCAATCCAGTAAACTTTATATAATCACATTGACGCACTCTTTATATTAA
- a CDS encoding YggT family protein — protein MMTGLLTAAYFLVSVIFTLILFLLWSRVILRYYRLSPLHPVNQSINALIGPVLGPIERMIQHETPGKPRKAPSQYDWPGFALIIVIEIIKFICLGLLAYGRLLPVPYLLLFVLADLIVQPLNLLFFALLIRVIMSWVNPHWEQQNPAGYVINLMTNPLIRIGHKLIPNISGFDFAPYIVMIIIKVITLFISASMPLPLV, from the coding sequence ATGATGACAGGACTTTTAACAGCAGCCTATTTTTTAGTGTCAGTAATTTTTACTCTGATTCTTTTTCTTCTCTGGTCTAGAGTGATCTTGCGTTATTACCGATTAAGCCCGCTGCATCCCGTGAATCAAAGCATTAATGCGCTGATTGGGCCTGTACTCGGCCCCATTGAACGAATGATTCAACATGAGACTCCCGGAAAACCAAGAAAAGCGCCATCCCAATATGACTGGCCAGGATTTGCACTGATCATAGTGATCGAAATTATAAAATTTATTTGCCTTGGCCTGCTGGCATATGGGCGTCTGCTGCCTGTGCCCTACCTGCTTCTTTTTGTGCTGGCTGACCTCATTGTGCAACCGCTCAATCTACTGTTCTTCGCCTTATTGATCCGAGTCATCATGAGTTGGGTTAACCCCCATTGGGAGCAGCAGAATCCAGCCGGTTATGTGATTAACCTGATGACCAATCCACTAATTCGAATAGGCCATAAATTAATCCCCAATATTTCGGGTTTCGACTTTGCACCTTATATTGTGATGATAATTATCAAGGTTATTACATTATTTATTAGTGCATCGATGCCATTGCCGCTGGTGTAA
- a CDS encoding DUF2845 domain-containing protein, with protein sequence MAAKIAVAVGTIIFPCILWAADSVYCPQNHGYINVGMTQDQVIAACGQPLSQQNSNRPLMQKIPAQQLYYNNEGAPTAFYGVWKLPIGNSNYGSAPFQGTGGGVQLQVDVVNNQVHDIVLNGNSTNAFSICGGTSIQAGDPVGKVYGACGSPSIVNNTFIEVPVQSQTKPQIWTYQPSQYGPPMSLTFVDGKLQSID encoded by the coding sequence ATGGCCGCAAAAATTGCAGTAGCCGTAGGAACAATTATTTTCCCCTGCATCCTCTGGGCAGCTGATTCGGTGTACTGTCCGCAGAATCACGGGTATATCAATGTAGGTATGACACAGGATCAGGTTATTGCTGCCTGCGGACAACCGCTAAGCCAGCAGAATTCCAATCGTCCTCTCATGCAAAAAATTCCTGCCCAGCAACTGTATTATAACAATGAGGGCGCGCCTACCGCTTTTTATGGCGTATGGAAGTTGCCTATTGGAAACAGTAATTATGGCAGCGCCCCCTTTCAGGGAACTGGTGGCGGTGTACAATTGCAGGTGGATGTAGTGAATAATCAGGTTCACGATATTGTTCTAAATGGCAATTCTACTAATGCCTTTTCAATCTGTGGCGGCACCAGTATTCAGGCAGGCGACCCGGTAGGTAAAGTATACGGTGCCTGCGGCAGTCCATCTATCGTCAATAATACCTTCATCGAAGTGCCTGTACAAAGTCAAACCAAACCGCAGATCTGGACCTATCAGCCTTCCCAGTATGGTCCGCCCATGTCCTTGACTTTTGTTGATGGCAAACTACAATCCATCGATTAA
- a CDS encoding amidase, whose protein sequence is MRYRFIPLLLIPLAFSGASFSRPQKINQPQLESVSIHSIHDAIQNHQMTCFDLVAAYIERIKKYNLSARSAAPINAWTELNPSVLVEAQQLDAAFKQSGKLTGALHCIPVILKDNIDSFDTTTTSGSYALLGSQPVRDAFLVSNLRKAGAIILGKGGMDEFAWGMIGISSRSGRMGNAFNPNKNPGGSSGGPAAAVSASFAVLGIGTDNSGSVRIPAAFHGLVGLRPSTGLISQQGIFPMGNLDGTAGPIAKSTEELALVLDIIAKPDPQDPKTLDIPRIESYKQFLNRNGLMNKRIGIVHNVNGIKPFENMPGRILKIVQSATQDMHKMGATFIDIDLPLFNNDRKNNQAGELQDVNAYLASFPSTRKNFQDICESNRTRNFGTNKECIRFFKNMANKGSTTYQKAESIFAKNKIYVHRIMNEHKLDALLIPITTHGTATYEAMSVNTWRAPVSSNSGLPSISINVGYSAGMPVGVELVGKQFHEGLLIGIAYAYEMQASKKINPTMPEENASLLNLSIPELNNLFTLLGKNSYEEVLIHNGDPEDKSHELTPEKFQKITLETIENMKLNQK, encoded by the coding sequence ATGAGATATCGCTTTATTCCACTGTTACTTATTCCATTAGCCTTTAGTGGAGCCTCCTTTTCCCGACCGCAAAAGATTAATCAACCCCAATTAGAGTCTGTAAGCATTCACTCTATTCATGATGCCATTCAAAATCATCAAATGACCTGCTTTGATCTTGTGGCTGCATATATTGAGCGTATAAAAAAATATAACTTAAGTGCCAGAAGCGCTGCCCCAATCAATGCCTGGACTGAGCTAAACCCTTCAGTTCTGGTGGAGGCGCAGCAATTAGACGCTGCTTTTAAACAGTCCGGCAAACTCACTGGGGCACTTCACTGCATTCCAGTCATATTAAAAGATAATATTGATTCGTTTGATACAACGACAACCTCTGGTTCCTATGCTTTATTGGGAAGTCAGCCTGTTCGTGATGCGTTTCTGGTGAGCAATTTACGTAAGGCAGGCGCTATTATCCTGGGAAAAGGCGGAATGGACGAGTTTGCCTGGGGCATGATCGGGATAAGCAGCCGTAGTGGTCGAATGGGTAATGCTTTCAATCCCAATAAAAATCCTGGCGGATCCAGCGGTGGACCTGCAGCCGCTGTCAGTGCCAGTTTTGCTGTACTGGGTATTGGTACTGATAACAGTGGCTCAGTAAGAATCCCGGCAGCATTCCATGGATTAGTTGGATTACGTCCGAGCACCGGCTTAATTAGTCAACAGGGTATTTTCCCTATGGGGAATCTGGATGGCACTGCGGGGCCTATAGCAAAATCCACAGAGGAGCTCGCCCTTGTATTGGATATCATTGCCAAACCCGATCCACAGGATCCCAAAACGCTTGATATTCCCAGAATAGAAAGCTACAAGCAGTTTTTGAACAGGAACGGCTTAATGAATAAACGGATTGGTATTGTGCATAATGTCAACGGCATTAAACCATTCGAAAACATGCCAGGCCGCATTTTAAAAATAGTACAAAGCGCAACTCAAGACATGCATAAAATGGGTGCCACTTTCATTGATATTGATCTCCCATTGTTTAATAACGATCGAAAAAATAACCAGGCAGGGGAGCTTCAGGATGTCAATGCATACCTGGCTTCCTTTCCCTCAACCAGGAAAAATTTTCAGGATATTTGTGAATCTAATCGCACGCGAAATTTTGGAACCAATAAAGAATGTATTCGCTTTTTCAAGAACATGGCAAACAAGGGCAGCACGACCTATCAAAAAGCAGAATCGATATTTGCCAAAAATAAAATCTATGTCCACAGGATTATGAACGAACATAAACTGGATGCTTTACTGATACCAATAACGACCCATGGAACTGCGACCTATGAAGCAATGAGCGTCAATACCTGGCGTGCTCCAGTCTCTTCTAACTCTGGTCTTCCTTCCATCAGTATAAATGTGGGTTATAGCGCTGGCATGCCTGTGGGAGTTGAGCTGGTGGGTAAGCAATTTCATGAGGGCCTATTAATAGGAATTGCCTACGCTTATGAAATGCAGGCTTCAAAAAAAATTAATCCAACGATGCCTGAAGAAAATGCATCCTTACTCAATTTATCAATTCCAGAACTTAATAACTTATTTACCTTACTCGGTAAAAATTCATATGAAGAAGTTTTAATACATAATGGAGATCCGGAGGATAAGTCTCATGAATTAACACCAGAAAAATTTCAAAAGATTACCCTCGAAACAATTGAAAACATGAAGTTGAACCAAAAATGA
- a CDS encoding efflux RND transporter periplasmic adaptor subunit translates to MKSRFSLLLLTGLAAISFFYFKFAISGKQHTQPQAPVVTVETAHVTERILAEQFETLGSLSSMDNIDISSEIAGQIVAIHFQPGALVKKDTLLIQLDNTVMKSQLASAKASLALSETNYKRTKELAQKSLASAQALDRTLADLREKRNAVKVKQAQLEKLNLRAPFTGTLGSKQVSVGQYVKVGQPLVHLVANQQLRVEYNVPERLLPRLHNGQRVRVSSDAFPNTFFIGKVNYLAPTVDKDTRTIAVEALIDNSKNQLSAGLFVRVKHQLGLARKRLLVPEESLIPTISGQKIFVLRGDKAITVRVKTGTHHAAMTEICQGLKADDIIIVRGQHKLKEGSKVIAVNHIRSPR, encoded by the coding sequence ATGAAATCTCGGTTTTCACTTTTGCTTTTGACTGGCCTGGCAGCAATTTCATTTTTTTACTTCAAGTTTGCAATTTCCGGTAAACAACATACCCAACCACAAGCACCAGTCGTTACAGTTGAAACTGCTCATGTGACTGAACGCATTTTAGCTGAACAGTTTGAGACTCTGGGCAGTCTGTCGAGCATGGATAATATCGATATCAGTTCAGAAATTGCCGGGCAAATTGTTGCTATTCATTTTCAGCCCGGTGCTTTGGTAAAAAAAGACACCCTGCTCATTCAACTGGACAATACGGTTATGAAAAGCCAGCTGGCCAGTGCCAAAGCCAGCCTCGCATTAAGTGAGACTAATTATAAACGCACCAAAGAGCTGGCACAGAAAAGCCTTGCTTCCGCCCAGGCACTTGATCGGACATTAGCCGATCTGCGCGAGAAACGAAATGCGGTAAAAGTAAAACAGGCGCAACTGGAAAAGCTCAACCTGCGTGCACCCTTCACTGGTACCCTGGGCTCGAAACAGGTCAGTGTTGGGCAATATGTCAAAGTAGGGCAGCCTCTGGTTCATCTGGTAGCCAACCAGCAGCTGCGCGTAGAATACAATGTGCCGGAAAGACTTCTGCCCCGCCTTCATAATGGGCAACGTGTCCGGGTTAGTTCAGACGCCTTTCCCAATACTTTTTTTATTGGAAAAGTGAATTATCTGGCTCCCACGGTGGATAAAGACACGCGCACGATTGCTGTAGAAGCATTGATTGATAACAGCAAAAACCAGCTCTCTGCCGGTTTATTCGTCAGGGTCAAACACCAGTTGGGTTTAGCCAGAAAACGGCTGCTTGTTCCTGAGGAAAGCCTAATACCAACCATCAGCGGGCAGAAAATTTTTGTGCTTCGCGGGGATAAAGCGATCACTGTGCGTGTGAAAACAGGCACGCACCATGCCGCTATGACAGAAATCTGCCAGGGTTTGAAAGCGGATGACATCATTATTGTCCGTGGCCAGCATAAATTGAAAGAAGGCAGCAAGGTTATTGCCGTTAATCACATCAGGAGTCCGAGGTGA